One genomic window of Monodelphis domestica isolate mMonDom1 chromosome 1, mMonDom1.pri, whole genome shotgun sequence includes the following:
- the SRP14 gene encoding signal recognition particle 14 kDa protein isoform X2, whose protein sequence is MVLLESEQFLTELTRLFQKCRSSGSVFITLKKYDGRTKPIPRKGSVEGFEPSDNKCLLRATDGKKKISTVAYSNLLRANMDGLKKRDKKSKNKKSKATQ, encoded by the exons ATGGTGCTCCTGGAGAGTGAGCAG TTCCTGACGGAGCTGACCAGGCTCTTCCAGAAGTGCCGATCCTCGGGGAGCGTGTTCATCACCCTGAAGAAGT aTGATGGTCGAACTAAACCCATTCCACGGAAAGGGTCTGTGGAAGGCTTTGAGCCTTCAGACAATAAGTGTTTGCTAAGAGCTACTGATGGGAAAAAGAAGATCAGCACTGTG GCCTACTCTAACTTGTTGAGAGCCAATATGGATGGGCTAAAGAAGAGAGacaagaagagcaaaaacaagAAGAGCAAAGCCACACAGTGA
- the SRP14 gene encoding signal recognition particle 14 kDa protein isoform X1, producing the protein MVLLESEQFLTELTRLFQKCRSSGSVFITLKKYDGRTKPIPRKGSVEGFEPSDNKCLLRATDGKKKISTVVSSKEVNKFQMAYSNLLRANMDGLKKRDKKSKNKKSKATQ; encoded by the exons ATGGTGCTCCTGGAGAGTGAGCAG TTCCTGACGGAGCTGACCAGGCTCTTCCAGAAGTGCCGATCCTCGGGGAGCGTGTTCATCACCCTGAAGAAGT aTGATGGTCGAACTAAACCCATTCCACGGAAAGGGTCTGTGGAAGGCTTTGAGCCTTCAGACAATAAGTGTTTGCTAAGAGCTACTGATGGGAAAAAGAAGATCAGCACTGTG gtGAGCTCTAAAGAAGTGAATAAATTCCAGATG GCCTACTCTAACTTGTTGAGAGCCAATATGGATGGGCTAAAGAAGAGAGacaagaagagcaaaaacaagAAGAGCAAAGCCACACAGTGA